Proteins from a single region of Gemmatirosa kalamazoonensis:
- a CDS encoding CsgG/HfaB family protein, giving the protein MSFRTAVRDARLAAMSVATLTLAASAGAQQPVVKDVGASDARPTVAVLYFTNGALLSNADYAPLSKGMAEMLITELSRNPGVRVVERDRLQQLLAEQNLGSGDRVDKETAVRLGKILGAHHLLMGSFVIDPKQNMRIDVRSVNTETSQVEYVESIDGKAERMLSMVGELGEKVNAGLKLPAIPVRVPGTSGSNAGIASNVARVTSKVDQLRAAMMMSNALEQQDRGNVQGAIALYKQAIDTYPDFERAKVLLASLENGQKRQTP; this is encoded by the coding sequence ATGTCCTTCCGTACCGCCGTGCGCGACGCGCGCCTCGCGGCCATGTCCGTGGCCACGCTCACCCTCGCCGCGTCCGCAGGCGCCCAGCAGCCGGTCGTCAAGGATGTCGGGGCGAGCGACGCCCGCCCGACCGTGGCCGTGCTCTACTTCACGAATGGCGCGCTGTTGTCGAACGCGGACTACGCCCCGCTGAGCAAGGGCATGGCGGAGATGCTCATCACCGAGCTCTCCCGGAACCCCGGCGTCCGTGTCGTCGAGCGCGACCGGCTCCAGCAGCTGCTGGCCGAGCAGAATCTGGGGAGCGGCGACCGGGTGGACAAGGAGACCGCGGTCAGGCTCGGGAAGATCCTCGGCGCGCACCATCTCCTCATGGGGTCGTTCGTCATCGACCCGAAGCAGAACATGCGCATCGACGTCCGCTCCGTGAACACCGAGACGTCGCAGGTCGAGTACGTCGAGTCGATCGACGGCAAGGCCGAGCGCATGCTCTCGATGGTCGGGGAGCTCGGCGAGAAGGTGAATGCGGGGCTCAAGCTGCCCGCGATCCCGGTGCGCGTCCCCGGCACGTCAGGATCGAACGCCGGCATCGCGTCCAACGTCGCGCGCGTCACCTCGAAGGTCGACCAGCTCCGCGCCGCGATGATGATGAGCAACGCGCTCGAGCAGCAGGACCGCGGCAACGTCCAGGGCGCCATCGCGCTGTACAAGCAGGCGATCGACACCTACCCGGACTTCGAGCGCGCGAAGGTCCTCCTCGCCTCGCTCGAGAACGGCCAGAAGCGCCAGACGCCCTGA
- a CDS encoding InlB B-repeat-containing protein: MPNAFTVRTALAALSAVLAVGCGRLDDALSPGRRDPDAQTPARIGLTAQLPSFARGSAAVVRLRVQATYRRADGTSVTLGGPQTLSLGDVATQQVPLSIDLAPCLADPQRESAGSACVVTLNLTLLADDREVDAQTVGPLRLQAGATSTVPDPVQLFEVATVTVTPADGAAPPAGTRLRLELGNTLALNAAIVSTTGQTVTGRTVTWQSDAPSVARVDPATGMVTALTAGRARVTASFGAASGGLDLAVAPRPSPFAVTVGGGHGSGTVRSSPAGIDCRVLNGQAQPAPSGQEGQGGCAFTFPGDAQVTLTATPDAGTTQFAGWGDACASVGAATTCVLDASTPRAVSVQFAAVRKLAVGVRGTGAGIVKSAPLGIECKTGDACGASYVEGTKIRLTAVATAPDAFVGWTGVCEGTSEPICDVGLDVDAVVGADFSAPLGVSILLTGNGGGTIALATPGSSTPVATCTLARGVPPAGACGATVPFGTIVTLTATANPTSIFAGWTGLCSGTGACRVNVNQISAVGAVFTQRVVTLTLNLQRAATGGAGTVTANGAPACALTGPVSPTSPDVTTCTISVPAGDDVALTATPAAGSDFIAWNGCTATGPTCTIAPLADAVVTASFAPTPLGVTIRAALGTTGAGTVTSRPAGIVCGIGIAGSSCSGSFPSGTTVVLTATPSAGSTFGGWGGACAGTTGQNCTVTLTAGTSVSVQFTLPTVPTFALSVSTGGTGDGTVTSPVGISCPGTCSTTLGAGTVVTLTAAASQGSTFGGWGGACSGTAPTCAVTMDAVKSVTASFSRIVTTFPLGVTIAGTGTGAVSSSPGSIDCPGSCTSSYAPGTVVTLTALPGGQNVTFGGWDGACVGSGTSPTCTITMDGPKSVTALFSIVVQPLTLDVSFAGTGSGAVGSSPSGIDCPGACTASFAPATSVTLTATPGSGSTFTGWSGACSGTGACVVTMDAAKSVTATFTSTGGGNVGLSLNVFGAGVTVTGPNGINCPGACGASFPIGTQVTLTVTGPAGATFAGWGGACASSGTAPTCTLSMGAPQSVTATFTTTLTLTMVGVQGSGTVTSSPAGINCAAGGGACPPADYPVGTVVTLTAVPGPTTTSFNWSGACTGSALTCTVTMSQATSVTAQFRKR, from the coding sequence GTGCCTAACGCTTTCACCGTGCGGACCGCGCTCGCCGCGCTGTCGGCCGTCCTCGCCGTCGGCTGCGGGCGGCTGGACGACGCGCTGAGCCCCGGGCGCCGGGATCCCGACGCGCAGACACCGGCGCGGATCGGGCTCACCGCGCAGCTGCCGTCGTTCGCGCGCGGGAGCGCGGCGGTGGTGCGGCTGCGCGTGCAGGCGACCTATCGGCGCGCCGACGGCACGAGCGTGACGTTAGGCGGGCCGCAGACGCTCTCGCTCGGCGACGTCGCGACGCAGCAGGTGCCGCTCTCGATCGACCTCGCGCCGTGCCTCGCCGACCCGCAGCGCGAGAGCGCCGGGTCGGCGTGCGTCGTGACGCTGAACCTCACGCTGCTCGCCGACGACCGCGAAGTCGACGCGCAGACGGTGGGGCCGCTCCGCCTGCAGGCGGGGGCGACGTCGACGGTGCCCGATCCGGTGCAGCTGTTCGAGGTCGCCACCGTGACGGTGACGCCGGCCGACGGCGCGGCGCCGCCGGCGGGGACGCGGCTGCGGTTGGAGCTCGGGAACACACTCGCGCTGAACGCAGCGATCGTGTCGACGACGGGGCAGACGGTGACGGGTCGCACGGTCACTTGGCAGAGCGACGCGCCTTCCGTGGCGCGCGTCGACCCGGCGACGGGCATGGTGACGGCGCTGACGGCGGGGCGCGCGCGCGTCACGGCGTCGTTCGGCGCGGCGAGCGGCGGGCTCGATCTCGCGGTCGCGCCGCGGCCGTCGCCGTTCGCGGTGACGGTGGGCGGTGGGCACGGCTCGGGAACGGTGCGCTCGTCGCCGGCGGGGATCGACTGCCGCGTGCTGAACGGACAGGCGCAGCCGGCGCCGAGCGGACAGGAAGGGCAGGGCGGATGCGCGTTCACGTTCCCGGGCGACGCGCAGGTGACGCTCACCGCGACGCCGGACGCCGGGACGACGCAGTTCGCCGGCTGGGGCGACGCGTGTGCCTCGGTGGGCGCCGCGACGACGTGCGTGCTCGACGCGTCGACGCCGCGCGCCGTGTCGGTGCAGTTCGCGGCGGTGCGCAAGCTCGCCGTCGGCGTGCGCGGCACCGGGGCGGGCATCGTGAAGAGCGCGCCGTTAGGCATCGAGTGCAAGACGGGCGACGCGTGCGGCGCGTCGTACGTGGAAGGCACGAAGATCCGGCTCACGGCGGTCGCCACCGCGCCCGACGCGTTCGTCGGATGGACGGGGGTGTGCGAGGGGACGTCGGAGCCGATCTGCGACGTGGGGCTCGACGTCGACGCGGTCGTCGGCGCGGACTTCTCGGCGCCGCTCGGCGTGTCGATCCTGCTCACGGGCAACGGGGGCGGCACGATCGCGCTCGCGACGCCGGGCAGCTCGACGCCCGTCGCGACGTGCACGCTCGCGCGCGGCGTGCCGCCGGCCGGCGCGTGCGGCGCCACGGTGCCGTTCGGCACGATCGTGACGCTCACCGCGACGGCGAACCCGACGAGCATCTTCGCGGGCTGGACGGGGCTGTGCAGCGGAACGGGCGCGTGCCGCGTGAACGTGAACCAGATCAGCGCCGTCGGCGCGGTGTTCACGCAGCGCGTGGTGACGCTGACGCTGAACCTGCAGCGCGCGGCGACGGGCGGCGCGGGGACCGTGACCGCGAACGGCGCCCCCGCGTGCGCGCTGACCGGCCCGGTGAGCCCGACGAGCCCCGACGTCACGACGTGCACCATCTCGGTGCCGGCGGGCGACGACGTGGCGCTCACCGCGACGCCGGCGGCGGGCAGCGACTTCATCGCGTGGAACGGCTGCACCGCCACCGGCCCGACGTGCACGATCGCCCCGCTCGCCGACGCGGTGGTGACGGCGTCGTTCGCCCCGACGCCGCTCGGCGTGACGATCCGCGCCGCGCTCGGCACGACGGGAGCGGGAACGGTGACGTCGCGCCCCGCGGGCATCGTGTGCGGCATCGGCATCGCCGGGAGCTCGTGCTCGGGCTCCTTCCCGTCGGGCACGACCGTCGTGCTGACGGCGACGCCCAGCGCGGGGAGCACGTTCGGCGGATGGGGCGGCGCGTGCGCCGGCACCACCGGCCAGAACTGCACGGTGACGTTGACCGCGGGGACGTCGGTGTCGGTGCAGTTCACGCTGCCGACGGTGCCGACGTTCGCGCTGTCGGTGAGCACCGGCGGGACGGGAGACGGCACGGTGACGAGCCCGGTCGGCATCTCGTGCCCCGGCACGTGCTCGACGACCCTCGGCGCCGGCACGGTCGTGACGCTCACCGCGGCGGCGAGCCAGGGGAGCACGTTCGGCGGGTGGGGCGGCGCGTGCAGCGGCACGGCGCCCACGTGCGCGGTGACGATGGACGCGGTGAAGAGCGTGACGGCGAGCTTCAGCCGCATCGTGACGACGTTCCCGCTCGGCGTCACGATCGCGGGCACGGGCACCGGCGCGGTGTCGTCGTCGCCGGGCAGCATCGACTGCCCCGGCTCGTGCACGTCGAGCTACGCGCCGGGCACGGTCGTGACGCTGACGGCGCTCCCGGGCGGGCAGAACGTGACCTTCGGCGGGTGGGACGGCGCGTGCGTGGGGAGCGGCACGTCGCCGACGTGCACGATCACGATGGACGGGCCGAAGAGCGTCACCGCGCTGTTCAGCATCGTGGTGCAGCCGCTCACGCTCGACGTGAGCTTCGCCGGCACCGGCTCGGGCGCGGTCGGCTCGTCGCCGAGCGGCATCGACTGCCCGGGGGCGTGCACCGCCAGCTTCGCGCCCGCCACGAGCGTGACGCTCACGGCAACCCCCGGGAGCGGCAGCACGTTCACCGGCTGGTCGGGCGCGTGCTCGGGCACCGGTGCATGCGTCGTCACCATGGACGCCGCGAAGAGCGTCACGGCGACGTTCACGAGCACCGGCGGCGGGAACGTCGGGCTGTCGTTGAACGTGTTCGGCGCTGGCGTGACGGTGACGGGCCCGAATGGCATCAACTGCCCGGGGGCGTGCGGTGCGAGCTTCCCGATCGGCACGCAGGTCACGCTGACGGTGACCGGGCCGGCGGGGGCGACGTTCGCCGGTTGGGGCGGCGCGTGCGCGTCGAGCGGAACGGCTCCGACGTGCACGCTGTCGATGGGCGCCCCGCAGAGCGTGACGGCGACGTTCACCACGACGCTCACGCTGACGATGGTCGGCGTCCAGGGGAGCGGCACGGTGACGTCGTCGCCGGCGGGGATCAACTGCGCGGCGGGCGGCGGCGCGTGCCCGCCGGCGGACTATCCCGTGGGGACGGTCGTGACGCTCACCGCGGTGCCGGGGCCGACGACCACCTCGTTCAACTGGTCGGGCGCGTGCACGGGGAGCGCGCTGACGTGCACCGTGACGATGAGCCAGGCGACCTCGGTCACCGCGCAGTTCCGGAAGCGGTGA
- a CDS encoding CsgG/HfaB family protein translates to MCAIATLLSGACASGAGSPPAGPPVPTRAPVIDPATGAVAVDSSAGRAGARTIGVPPFALTDSSPGGTLSPLAFALADLLTTDLARSRRVTVVERARLGDVLRELDLVSAGRVDSSSAPRVGRLIQARRLVMGRLTALPAGRDLRLGVQLADVAQGTLADAVDATAQLTDVLEAEKALALRLFDALGITLAPDERAAVESRPTANLTALLSYGRGVRLQYLGDLRGAESEFRRAAREAPGFTDARVRAGEVRRVSESGVASPVLVPGIRAVDAAIGVTIDRLNRPLDFITTATTGATSRTTDPTFATSTATVVITVNRP, encoded by the coding sequence GTGTGCGCGATCGCCACGCTGCTCTCGGGCGCGTGTGCTTCCGGCGCCGGCTCGCCGCCCGCCGGACCCCCGGTGCCGACGCGCGCGCCGGTCATCGACCCCGCCACCGGCGCCGTCGCGGTGGACTCGTCCGCGGGACGCGCGGGCGCGCGCACGATCGGCGTTCCGCCGTTCGCGCTCACCGACTCGTCGCCTGGCGGAACGCTGTCGCCGCTCGCGTTCGCGCTCGCCGATCTCCTGACGACGGATCTCGCGCGCAGCCGGCGCGTGACGGTGGTGGAGCGGGCGCGGCTCGGCGACGTGCTGCGCGAGCTCGATCTCGTCTCGGCCGGCCGGGTCGACTCGTCGTCGGCGCCGCGGGTCGGGCGGCTGATCCAGGCGCGGCGGCTGGTCATGGGACGCCTCACGGCGCTGCCGGCGGGACGCGACCTGCGGCTCGGCGTGCAGCTCGCGGACGTCGCGCAGGGGACGCTCGCCGACGCGGTGGACGCGACGGCGCAGCTCACGGACGTGCTGGAGGCGGAGAAGGCGCTCGCGCTCCGACTGTTCGACGCGCTCGGCATCACGCTGGCGCCGGACGAGCGCGCGGCGGTGGAATCGCGTCCGACGGCGAACCTGACCGCGCTGCTCTCCTATGGACGCGGCGTGCGGCTGCAGTACCTCGGCGACCTGCGCGGCGCGGAGTCGGAGTTCCGGCGCGCGGCGCGCGAGGCGCCCGGGTTCACGGACGCACGCGTGCGCGCGGGCGAGGTGCGCCGCGTCTCGGAGTCGGGAGTCGCGAGCCCGGTGCTCGTGCCGGGGATCCGCGCGGTCGACGCGGCGATCGGGGTGACGATCGACCGACTGAACCGCCCGCTCGACTTCATCACCACGGCGACCACGGGCGCGACGTCGCGCACCACGGACCCGACGTTCGCCACGTCAACCGCGACGGTGGTGATCACGGTGAACCGCCCATGA
- a CDS encoding ParB/RepB/Spo0J family partition protein — protein sequence MALRPNKGTAPATGKVKPSRAELLMSATQALATEQLPDPHTMDAIEGPAAEDPTEAAPAAGAPSRSPAGETTTVEANVAPAAADVAGSEPPAPKRARAPRASADEAPAAPPTSSAASAAAEASRLEVREMPLDAIHPSPFQPKGRPSAAAVTSVREAVARAGSLDALVSPDGAPLFMRLTAEAARLAELAYDVAEHGLRVPVEVRPLGDGRLECLSGHRRLAAARLAGLDTVPGIDRGPMSNAAAAATVLRGNLHRENFTTWQEAALVTEVQERRRADGYRDNVRTLGAVMGWSHGKVNMLLRIRRSLSPELLARAGGGDPAPVEERLARAAYRDLERLASEADDARRLTALRRLLGLDDAPAGAVHDRPVCVLRPRRGGGFLIEVNAPVETLAAGDAELLRTHLETQLTRVNARLGALGRH from the coding sequence ATGGCCCTCCGACCGAACAAGGGCACCGCGCCGGCGACCGGGAAGGTGAAGCCGAGCCGAGCCGAGCTGCTGATGTCCGCGACCCAGGCGCTCGCGACGGAGCAGCTGCCCGACCCGCACACCATGGACGCGATCGAAGGCCCGGCGGCCGAGGACCCGACGGAGGCCGCTCCGGCGGCGGGCGCTCCGAGCCGGAGCCCGGCCGGCGAGACGACCACCGTGGAAGCGAATGTGGCGCCCGCAGCCGCCGATGTCGCCGGCAGCGAGCCGCCCGCGCCGAAGCGTGCCCGCGCACCGCGCGCCTCCGCGGACGAGGCGCCCGCCGCCCCCCCCACCTCGTCCGCGGCCTCTGCGGCCGCCGAGGCATCGCGCCTCGAGGTGCGCGAGATGCCGCTCGATGCGATCCACCCTTCGCCGTTCCAGCCAAAGGGCCGTCCGTCCGCCGCCGCCGTCACGAGCGTCCGCGAGGCGGTCGCGCGGGCCGGATCCCTCGACGCGCTCGTGAGTCCCGATGGCGCACCGCTCTTCATGCGCCTCACGGCCGAGGCGGCCCGGTTGGCCGAGCTCGCCTACGACGTGGCGGAGCACGGGCTCCGAGTGCCCGTCGAGGTCCGGCCGCTCGGTGACGGCAGGCTCGAGTGTCTGTCGGGACACCGGCGGCTCGCTGCCGCCCGGCTGGCGGGCCTGGACACCGTACCGGGCATCGATCGCGGACCGATGTCGAACGCGGCCGCGGCGGCCACGGTGCTGCGGGGGAACCTCCACCGCGAGAACTTCACGACCTGGCAGGAGGCGGCCCTCGTCACCGAGGTCCAGGAGCGGCGCCGGGCCGACGGGTACCGCGACAACGTGCGGACGCTCGGCGCGGTCATGGGCTGGAGCCACGGCAAGGTGAACATGCTGCTCCGCATCCGACGGTCGCTCTCTCCCGAGCTGCTGGCGCGCGCCGGGGGTGGCGACCCCGCGCCGGTGGAGGAGCGGCTCGCCCGGGCGGCCTACCGCGACCTGGAGCGGCTCGCGAGCGAGGCCGACGACGCGCGGCGCCTGACCGCGCTACGGCGCCTGCTCGGCCTCGACGACGCGCCGGCCGGCGCCGTGCACGACCGCCCGGTCTGCGTGCTGCGCCCGCGGCGCGGCGGCGGCTTCCTCATCGAGGTGAACGCTCCGGTCGAAACGCTGGCCGCCGGCGACGCCGAGCTGCTCCGGACCCACCTGGAGACGCAGCTCACCCGCGTCAACGCCAGGCTAGGGGCACTCGGGCGTCACTAA
- a CDS encoding ParA family protein codes for MSQIRILAVAAGRGGTGKTTLAFAVADALRRLDPAADVALVDLDPQAGLTGYAKLPPAADPLNDPPVDTHGLPFYRGGRTLAHATDQQLARHLERALDGRDDRVLVLDMAPALTDAAHRVVFARPDVMLLGAIKTDPGSFQSLNELVAYVSRRGLPYVLVPTIHRSVLLNNTMLLTMRQQHEGHVSDVVVPLDGKAAECVVAGQPVTMYAKRSKAAKAIFALVEELFGSAVPATAER; via the coding sequence ATGTCGCAGATCAGAATATTGGCCGTCGCCGCCGGCCGCGGCGGTACCGGTAAGACCACCCTCGCGTTCGCCGTCGCCGACGCCCTCCGCCGACTCGACCCCGCCGCCGACGTCGCCCTCGTCGACCTCGACCCCCAGGCCGGCCTCACCGGCTACGCGAAGCTCCCGCCCGCCGCCGACCCGCTCAACGACCCACCCGTCGACACCCACGGCCTGCCGTTCTACCGCGGCGGCCGGACGCTCGCCCACGCCACCGACCAGCAGCTCGCCCGCCACCTGGAGCGCGCGCTCGACGGCCGGGACGACCGCGTCCTCGTCCTCGACATGGCCCCGGCGCTCACCGACGCCGCGCACCGCGTCGTCTTCGCCCGCCCGGACGTCATGCTCCTCGGCGCCATCAAGACCGACCCGGGCTCGTTCCAGTCGCTCAACGAGCTCGTCGCGTACGTGTCGCGCCGCGGGCTGCCGTACGTCCTCGTCCCGACGATCCACCGCAGCGTCCTCCTGAACAACACCATGCTCCTCACCATGCGCCAGCAGCACGAGGGGCACGTCTCCGACGTCGTCGTGCCGCTCGATGGGAAGGCGGCCGAGTGCGTGGTCGCCGGACAGCCGGTGACGATGTATGCCAAGCGGTCGAAGGCCGCGAAAGCGATCTTCGCGCTCGTCGAGGAGCTGTTCGGGAGCGCCGTTCCCGCCACCGCAGAGCGCTGA
- a CDS encoding GNAT family N-acetyltransferase, producing the protein MSDAGILIRPATDGDWPAIWSIFHAVVSRGDTYTYAPDSSEADARRLWMGPGVSTFVAVDGADVVGTYVLKPNQPGLGAHVANAGYMVRPGAFGRGIGWAMGVHSLDAARSAGFRAMQFNAVVSTNDRAVALWRRLGFVVVGTIPAGFRHAVHGYVDLYVMHRFL; encoded by the coding sequence ATGTCGGACGCCGGAATTCTGATTCGTCCAGCGACGGACGGGGACTGGCCGGCGATCTGGTCGATCTTCCACGCGGTCGTGTCGCGCGGCGACACGTACACCTACGCGCCCGACAGCTCGGAGGCGGACGCGCGTCGGCTGTGGATGGGCCCCGGCGTGTCGACGTTCGTCGCGGTGGACGGCGCCGACGTGGTCGGCACCTACGTCCTGAAGCCGAACCAGCCCGGCCTTGGCGCCCACGTAGCGAACGCCGGCTACATGGTGCGGCCGGGCGCGTTCGGCCGCGGGATCGGCTGGGCGATGGGCGTGCACTCGCTCGACGCGGCGCGATCGGCGGGCTTCCGCGCGATGCAGTTCAACGCCGTCGTGAGCACGAACGACCGCGCCGTCGCGCTCTGGCGCCGGCTCGGCTTCGTCGTGGTGGGCACCATTCCGGCGGGCTTCCGGCACGCGGTGCACGGATACGTGGACCTGTACGTGATGCACCGGTTTCTCTGA
- a CDS encoding aldo/keto reductase, whose translation MDTRRIGSLDVSIVGVGCNNFGNKVDEAGTRAVVDAALDAGVTFFDTADIYAKGDSETFLGRALRGRRDRAVIATKFGHKSAGPLAGGRPETVRRAAVASLRRLGVLRIDLYQMHQPDPSVPIDETLGALRELVDAGAVREIGCSNFSAEQLRDAERAAAQAGVRFVSVQNEYSLFHREPEQEVLDACAELGVAFLPYYPLANGLLTGKYRRGRDVPQGTRLSGGRYADLLSPHNLDVVERLIAFAESRGHSLLELAVSWLLTHPTVASVIAGATRPEQVRANAAAAGWRLSDDERREIEAIVSSA comes from the coding sequence ATGGATACCCGCCGCATCGGCTCGCTCGACGTCTCGATCGTCGGCGTCGGCTGCAACAACTTCGGCAACAAGGTCGACGAGGCGGGCACGCGCGCCGTCGTCGACGCCGCGCTCGACGCCGGCGTGACGTTCTTCGACACCGCGGACATCTACGCGAAGGGCGACAGCGAGACGTTCCTCGGCCGCGCGCTCCGCGGCCGTCGGGACCGCGCCGTGATCGCCACGAAGTTCGGCCACAAGAGCGCCGGCCCCCTCGCCGGCGGCCGCCCCGAGACCGTCCGCCGCGCCGCCGTGGCCAGCCTCCGCCGGCTCGGCGTCCTGCGCATCGACCTCTATCAGATGCACCAGCCCGACCCGTCGGTGCCGATCGACGAGACGCTCGGCGCGCTGCGCGAGCTCGTCGACGCCGGCGCCGTGCGCGAGATCGGCTGCTCCAACTTCTCGGCCGAGCAGCTCCGCGACGCCGAGCGCGCGGCGGCGCAGGCTGGAGTGCGCTTCGTGAGCGTGCAGAACGAGTACAGCCTGTTCCACCGCGAGCCCGAGCAGGAGGTGCTCGACGCCTGCGCCGAGCTCGGCGTGGCGTTCCTGCCGTACTATCCGCTCGCGAACGGCCTGCTGACGGGCAAGTACCGCCGCGGGCGCGACGTGCCGCAGGGCACGCGGCTGAGCGGCGGCCGCTACGCCGACCTGCTGAGCCCCCACAACCTCGACGTCGTCGAGCGGCTGATCGCGTTCGCCGAGTCGCGCGGCCACTCGCTCCTCGAGCTCGCGGTGTCGTGGCTGCTCACGCACCCGACCGTCGCATCCGTGATCGCCGGCGCCACGCGTCCCGAGCAGGTGCGCGCGAACGCGGCCGCCGCCGGCTGGCGGCTCAGCGACGACGAGCGGCGCGAGATCGAGGCCATCGTTTCATCGGCCTGA
- a CDS encoding SDR family oxidoreductase, producing MPDTSLLDRVALVTGASSGIGEATARRLARAGARVALVSRSADELETVAKRIRDAGGEARVAPADVADADAVRRAIDDTVAAWGRLDVVVANAGVNGVWAPIDELAPEEFESTLRINLLGTFLTIKYAVPHLKRAGGGSVIVTASINGTRVFSNTGATAYSTSKAGQVALGKMLALELAKHRIRVNVVCPGGITTEIEESTEKRDLESAQEPVEFPAGEIPLTDGRKGSSEDVAELMLFLASDASRHITGTEVFIDGAQSLLRG from the coding sequence ATGCCTGACACCTCTCTACTGGATCGCGTTGCCCTGGTGACCGGCGCCAGCTCTGGCATCGGCGAGGCGACCGCGCGCCGTCTCGCGCGGGCCGGTGCGCGCGTCGCGCTCGTGAGCCGCTCCGCCGACGAGTTGGAGACGGTCGCGAAGCGCATACGCGACGCCGGCGGCGAGGCCCGGGTCGCGCCCGCCGATGTCGCCGACGCCGACGCGGTGCGGCGCGCGATCGACGACACCGTGGCCGCGTGGGGACGGCTCGATGTCGTCGTCGCGAACGCGGGCGTGAACGGCGTGTGGGCGCCGATCGACGAGCTCGCGCCCGAGGAGTTCGAGTCCACGCTGCGCATCAACCTCCTCGGCACGTTCCTCACCATCAAGTACGCCGTGCCGCACCTCAAGCGCGCCGGCGGCGGCTCCGTCATCGTCACCGCGTCGATCAACGGCACGCGCGTCTTCAGCAACACCGGCGCGACGGCGTACTCGACATCGAAGGCCGGTCAGGTCGCTCTCGGGAAGATGCTCGCGCTCGAGCTGGCGAAGCACCGCATCCGCGTGAACGTCGTCTGCCCGGGCGGGATCACCACCGAGATCGAGGAGAGCACCGAGAAGCGCGACCTCGAATCGGCGCAGGAGCCGGTGGAGTTCCCGGCCGGGGAGATCCCGCTCACCGACGGTCGAAAGGGGTCGTCGGAGGACGTCGCGGAGCTCATGCTCTTCCTCGCGTCCGACGCGTCGCGACACATCACCGGCACCGAGGTGTTCATCGACGGGGCGCAGTCGCTGCTGCGCGGTTGA
- a CDS encoding RtcB family protein, with translation MSHPDAPPIKTFGTHDDTTLRQIADVASRADRAALMADGHVGYVMPIGGVAAYRERVSVVGVGVDIGCGNAAIRTDRTLADLGGDPDEVHAHLETVADAIAASVDFGMGRRNRAEDAPIDHPLFDDPAWDAVPAKERGALKHKARQQLGTVGGGNHYVDLFADESGTLWVGVHFGSRGFGYTVATSFIAMGQGKKWGERAPEREVLLELRSPLGHDYWHLMNLAGRYAYAGREWVARKVVRLLGAGEVELVHNHHNFGWMERHDGEDLVVIRKGATPAFPGQKGFVGGSMGDDAVIVQGTLGAVGDVAESQRAALYSTVHGAGRVMSRTAAAGKRERRTGRVITPGRVSPDEMHAWLRAKGVILRGGGLDESPQVYRRLPEVLAAQEGTIEVLHRLRPLVVVMAGPDEFDPYKD, from the coding sequence GTGTCCCACCCCGACGCCCCGCCCATCAAGACGTTCGGCACCCACGACGACACCACGCTCCGCCAGATCGCCGATGTCGCCAGCCGGGCCGATCGGGCCGCGCTCATGGCGGACGGGCACGTCGGTTATGTGATGCCGATCGGCGGCGTGGCGGCGTACCGCGAGCGGGTGTCCGTGGTCGGCGTCGGCGTGGACATCGGGTGCGGCAACGCCGCCATCCGCACCGACCGCACGCTCGCGGACCTCGGCGGCGACCCCGACGAGGTGCACGCGCACCTCGAGACCGTCGCCGACGCCATCGCCGCGTCGGTCGACTTCGGCATGGGCCGCCGGAATCGGGCCGAGGACGCGCCCATCGATCACCCGCTGTTCGACGACCCCGCGTGGGACGCCGTGCCCGCGAAGGAGCGCGGCGCGCTGAAGCACAAGGCGCGGCAGCAGCTCGGCACCGTCGGCGGTGGCAACCACTACGTGGATCTGTTCGCCGACGAGTCGGGGACGTTGTGGGTCGGCGTCCACTTCGGCAGCCGCGGCTTCGGCTACACCGTGGCGACGAGCTTCATCGCCATGGGCCAGGGAAAGAAATGGGGCGAGCGCGCTCCCGAGCGCGAGGTGCTGCTCGAGCTGAGGTCTCCGTTAGGCCACGACTACTGGCACCTCATGAACCTCGCGGGGCGCTACGCATACGCCGGTCGCGAGTGGGTCGCGCGCAAGGTCGTGCGACTGTTAGGCGCCGGCGAGGTGGAGCTCGTGCACAACCACCACAACTTCGGCTGGATGGAACGACACGACGGCGAGGACCTCGTCGTCATCCGCAAGGGCGCCACCCCGGCGTTCCCGGGCCAGAAGGGCTTCGTCGGCGGCTCCATGGGCGACGATGCCGTGATCGTGCAGGGGACGTTGGGCGCCGTCGGCGACGTCGCCGAGTCGCAGCGCGCGGCGCTCTACTCCACCGTGCACGGCGCCGGCCGCGTCATGTCGCGCACCGCCGCCGCGGGCAAGCGCGAGCGTCGCACCGGCCGCGTCATCACGCCCGGCCGCGTGTCGCCCGACGAGATGCACGCGTGGCTCCGCGCGAAGGGCGTCATCCTCCGCGGCGGTGGGCTCGACGAGAGCCCGCAGGTCTACCGCCGTCTTCCCGAGGTGCTCGCCGCGCAGGAGGGCACGATCGAGGTGCTGCACCGCCTCCGCCCGCTCGTCGTCGTCATGGCCGGGCCGGACGAGTTCGACCCATACAAGGACTGA